Genomic window (Fluviispira vulneris):
TCTTTTTGATTTTCTTTATCAATTGCATTCCGATCCACTTTCTCTTTTATCTTGGCGGCTTGAATCATTTATATCGTTTACTGATAAGAGAGATGGATCTATTTTTATTATGCGGGAAAGTATTTTAAATAAAAAAACAGATTCCAGAAAAATCATGGCGGTTGTTTCATTACTTGTACCCCATAGTGATGAAACAGGAAATCTTTTACTTCCACACTCTCCTATTTCTGTAAGTCAAATTGCTCGTCTTTTTTCGCCTGATTTTAAGTCTGATAAGTTTCAAATTGATATCTTAAAAAACTGGATAAATATTGATGACAATGATGGATTAAAAAAAGAAATTGAAAGCTTACTTGAAATAGGTGTTGAATTTGGTTTGTTTTTCAAAGTTCCCAATGGACAAAAAGGTTATTCCTACGGATTGAGTGACAATGGACTTAAAATTATAAAACCTTTTCATTCAGTTTTAACGGATACAATCTTAAGAAATTCATTTGACTCTCCCTAAAGAGTTTCTTATGGAGAGAAAGCAGAAATAAATTCTGCAGTTAAATTGAGGTCTTTTGCATGCCCCGCCCTGTTGTTAATGTTGAAGAAACTAACGAATTCTTCACTCTTAAAGTCACAAAACCAAGTTTACGATATATTGATTTCTTTTTGAAATTAAAATGCGCAGCTGAACTAATTGCAACAGGATTTTATCCCAATGCAAAAGAAATTTCCGAAACTCAGGGAGTATTTGAAGGAGCAAGACATAAGTTAAAACTCGACTACAAAGATAGCAGTGTAGCTATCGTAGTGGTTGGTGATGGATATAACCCAAGAACTGGCTATTATATTGCATGCATGACCCAATGGAGTGTATTTTCTGTTGATCCCGCTATGCAGCGTGATTTCGAAAAAATAAACCAATTTATCGCAAAACGAAAAAACCTTAAAATTTTTCCCGATCAAATTGAAAACTGCAAAATTGATTTACAAAAGTTTAATACCATTGTTTTACTTTTTGTTCATTCGCACGCCAGTTTAAAAGCAAGTGTCAATGCATTAAAAACCAATGACTCCGCAGTGATTCATGCCGTTTCTATGCCATGCTGTTTTGACGACGATCTAGGAATACCATATGATATTAAATTCGATGATCCTTACGTTATATCTGTTCATCGTTCAATATTAATTTATAAAAATATAACTTTGCCTGTTTCATAATCACTTATCTTCAAATGCTTTTGTAAGCGCATCGATCACTTTTTCTCTATCAATTGCTTTTTTATTACTCTGATCTACTTCCTCAACTTTTCCACGCATATTCAATTCTTTTTGCATTGCTAAAAGTAAATTAGAAGTTCTATCTACTGGAATTGAAAAAATAAAGAACCAAATAAATCCAAAAAGTATAAATAATCCCAGATATTTAAAAAAAGTGAGCATATGCAAATCTCCTTACTCAAATATCTTAACCAAAGTAAGACAAGCTAAATATGTCAAATATTTGAAATAGGCTTTTATTATCGAGTTTTATTTACTCAAACGAGAATTTTGAAAAAATTATATATTTACTTATTTATAAAATATCAGAGCTTTGACAAATATTAATTTTTTGTTTTTGCATTTCTTGGATTGAATTTGCAATATCATTTTCTTTGAGATTAATCCCACGACATCCATCTAAAATAAGATGGGTTGTGAAATTTAATTTTGCACAGTCGAGTGCAGAAAATTTAACACAATAATCAGTTGCTAGCCCTAAAATATAAATATCTGTTGCAGAGATTGATCTTAAATATTCACCTAAACCCGTTGAAGAAGTGTGATCATTATCGAAAAAACCGCTGTAACTGTCCACTTCAGGATTTTGTCCTTTATGGAAAATACGTTTTATAAGTTGAGAATTCAATGATGAAACAAGTTGAGCTCCGTGTGTATTTTGCACACAATGAACGGGCCAAAGAATTTGTTCAATTCCATTGAGTTTGATAAACTCACCCACTTCTTTACCTATATGATTTATAGCAAAACTTTTGTGATTTTGTGGATGCCAATCTTGAGTAGCAATTATTTCAGCAAAAAAACCTTTAGAGTTTTTCATTAAGGTGTTTGCGATGGCTATGACTTCATCCCCCTGGGGCACAGCCAGTGCACCACCAGGAATAAAGTCATTTTGTAGGTCGATTAAAAGTAGGATATTTTTTTTCATCTTCATCTGTTTCTTAATTCTTTAAAACCTTTGCTGGTTCAATCTTATAGAGATCGAAAGTGCTTATGTTATCAAGAGGATTCTTTCCTGTAAAGCCACCGATATTCTTTTTAACAAGGTGAACAGCAACTGCTGTGTATAAAGGAAGAATTGGGTAATCGTTCATCGCAAAGCTAAG
Coding sequences:
- the pncA gene encoding bifunctional nicotinamidase/pyrazinamidase; translation: MKKNILLLIDLQNDFIPGGALAVPQGDEVIAIANTLMKNSKGFFAEIIATQDWHPQNHKSFAINHIGKEVGEFIKLNGIEQILWPVHCVQNTHGAQLVSSLNSQLIKRIFHKGQNPEVDSYSGFFDNDHTSSTGLGEYLRSISATDIYILGLATDYCVKFSALDCAKLNFTTHLILDGCRGINLKENDIANSIQEMQKQKINICQSSDIL